cttctgcCAAAACACAGTGCAACCTGCCAAGATTCTCAAGAAAGACCAATTACCTTTCCAGTAGAGGTGTCAATGTCAATCTCGTAGAAACAAGGCCGCGTAGGCAGACCAGGCATTGTGCTCATTGTTCCAACTAGTGGATAAATGAATCCCGCGCCAATGCTTGCTCTAACATCCCTGATGGGCAAGATGAATCCACTTGGAGCGCCCTTCTTTGCAGCTTCATGCGAGAATGAATATTGTGTTTTAGCCATGCAAATTGGCAGATTAGAAAATCCTTGCTTGCTATACATCTCAATCTGCTTCTCAGCCTAATAGCACAGATATCAAACTCCTTGTGTTAATGAAAAAGACCAAGAGAATTTCACCGTATGTAACTATGCTTTCAACAAAATCAAAGTCTTGTACCAGATTAAATTACCGAACAATCTCAGGTGGATCAGTGATAGTTTTCAACGTTGTGATTAACATAAAAGGTGCGTTAAGGCATCAATTAGGCTATACGTACCAACACCTTCAGCAACAAATTACAAGGAAAAACTTGAAGTCCTAGATTATTAGAAAATTTTATTATTAAATGCGGCATATAGGGAATTCTCACGGCTAAATGGTTGTATAATGATAGTTATGGGAAAACTACAGAAGATTTATAGGTCACAACAATATAAGAAGAATAACAGAGAACTTCACCaaatgcacatatatatatagagagagaaactATCATTCCATACACGAGCGTGTGCCTAGGAAAATGTCCTGTTAAAAAGATATGACAAAAGAGCAGCACAATTGGGTTTCAAGCGAAGACAGATATAGCAGCATAACTATGCTAATCATAAAGGGTTATAAAAGGAAAAACCTAGTcttatcaaaggcgaaaagcaCAAAAAAACTCTATCTGTTGGAGCTTTAAGCACAAAGCGCAAATAAAGTGTGGGCTTTAATGATAAAAGGCGCAActggagaaaaaataaaaatatgtatttgtaGTCCAAGACTAATAATTATAAGCATGGATAACAAATATATggataaaaaaattgaaaaagatttaccataaagtgaaatatcaattgtttaatGTTGCTTTTTCAGGATTACACTCATTGGTAAGGAAAAATATGTCTTAGAGCCTTGATGCGACAGTAAAGCGCGCACAAAGCGAGGCAAAGCGCTCAACATGTGTTGAGCctcgcttcagggcttaagcACGCTTTAAGTGCGCCTTTGACAACACTGGAAAAAACAGAAGCAAACAAAGGCAAGATAAGGTTAGAGTGTTAATCAAGCCACGAGAAAAGGCTTGATTCGCAGTCTAACAAGTCATGCTATGTTGATCTCCATGCTATGTCTTTATACGTATCATATACCCTGATAATGTCGCCAATATTTACTAATATCTGCAACTAATCTACTACTAAAGAAAACTTTTCTGCATCTGAACTAAAATCAATAATCAATTCACTGTTAATCTATATTcaaaaagaaagtaaaagaaaagaaaagtcacCCACTCTTACCCTTGATTTTTACCATGATGCAAAATCGCTCTGCAGTGCAACCTATTCAGACAAGTCAAAGATAACAGGCCTAAAAAAACAAACCATATATGGGATGTAAACTAACTCTCACATCAAAGAGAACTACTAAAGATATTAAACACCAAAAATGCTTTTCTGAATTTGTTAACATCTGGAGAGAGAAACACAGATAAAATAAGAAAGAAAGTGCAGTAATAGGTATGAGCACTGGAAAAATCTACCTGTTCAGAGTACTCAACTCCATCAGCACCATATGATTTTGCTATTGCCGCTATTTTATCTTTTATACCTATATCCAGCGGGTACAGGAATCTTAGTGGTTGTGTTGCATTCTCACAGGCCTTCTGAACTGCAATTCCAAGATCCACCTGAATAAACAATTCCAGCTTATTAGTGTTTCATATTAGCAACTAGTAAACCCCATAGCGAAACGGTCAACACAACACATTTacctgtttctttcatgttttTGTCCAAAATAAGGATGGAGGAAAAAACAACTTAGAGGTTATCATATGGTTATACGTTCATTACATCACATAAGTTCAGGTCAGAGTGCGAGAGTCTTCAGATTAGTAAACTAGATCCAAACTAATAAAAACGTTCAGCTGATTAATACTTCTAAACTGCCAAGCAGCAGACAACCAAAAGCAAAACTACATAACAAAATAATTATGGCGACCACTATGACTAAAACAATAGCTTCACGCTCTTGCAAGAACCAATTAACTGACAGTCAATCATGTATGCGCTGTTGACTCTATAATGGAATTGTTAGGACATTTAGTTAATCCCGAACCAAATATTCTGCAGAAACTTGTATTGTCAATTTGGATATATGCGTCTCTTAACTGAAAATTTTGAGTTTTTTAGCATGTGTAATTTATTTGGTACTCAACCTTCTACTCAAAAACCTCTTTTTATTTTTCCATAGAAGTGCAATGATTGCATAAAAGACTTACCGCTCCTTTGCCACCATGAGCATGATGAGTACAAATTACTGCATCAAATGCTCCTGCAGCAAATGCAGCATTTTTAACTGCATTTAGTTCTGCTTCAGTATCCGATGCGAACGCATTGACGGCAACCACAACATTTGCACCATAAGCTTTTGTATTTGAAATGTGCCTGGCCAGATTCACGCAACCGGCTTCCACTAGTGCAACATTCTCAGTTACATAGGCACGGTCAAGAGGCCTTCCAGCTGTGACGTCAGGTCCTCCACCATGCATTTTAAGGGCTCTTACAGTGGCCACAATAACAGCGCACTGAGGTTTCAAGCCACTATATCGACATTTGATGTTCATAAACTTCTCTGTCCCAATATCAGAACCAAAGCCAGCCTCTGTAACCACAAAGCCACCAGGTCCGACGAGCTTTAATGCAATCTTGTCAGCAACAATAGATGAATTTCCATGTGCAATATTTGCAAAAGGACCCGCATGAACAAGAACAGGAGTGCCCTCAAGAGTCTGCATAAGAGTAGGGTTAATGGCATCTTTCATCAAGACGGTCAAAGCGCCTCCAACCCCAAGATCATCAGCCGTAACTGGATCACCAGCCTTGCTATTCCCGACTACCATTTTCCCCAGCCTCTCTCGCATATCAGTTAGTGATGTCGTGAGGGCTAGAACTGCCATTATTTCACTGGCAACTGAAATATCAAATCCTGTCTCCCGCACCATCCCCTTCTCTTCGGGGCCCTGACCTACggtaatttttctcaaaaacctaTCATTGACATCCATAACTCTTCTCCATGTGATGGAAGCGGGATCTATATCTAGCCTAGCAAATTTATTGACCTCTTCAGGAGTAAGGTCTTCAGGGGCCGTCTTGCCAATACCAAGTTTCTTCAAACGCCTAAACATTATGTCGCAGAACTTCCGTTTACCTTCTTTATTTGGCGGGCATAACCTGTTAAAGAGAGCCTTATCAGACTGTGAAGATTCATGGAAGATTCGCGTATCAATGGCAGCAGCCAAGAGGTTATTTGCTGCTGTAATTGCATGAATATCTCCTGTTAAGTGAAGATTGAACTCATCCATTGGTATCACTTGACTGTAACCACCTCCTGCAGCACCACCCTTGATTCCAAATGTTGGTCCTTGCGATGGTTGGCGGACACATGTGACAACCTGAGAGAACCAGGTCGAGAGGAAACTGGTCAgagataaaattaaaaaaaaaaaaaaaaatagacagCATTTCTAGGACGCAAACGCTGACATGGATAATGCCttcttatcaaaataacatgaaATCAATTATAGTGCTttatcttaaaaatataaaaatgtatGGACATCATTTGCTCAGCTATAAGTTACTGATTTAACTAGGAGAAAATtaatcatccacgtatacctgaTAGACATGAAATTTTAGATGGTTTTTTACATCTCTACAAAAATTAGGACAAAAAGAGGAAGAGATGAGGAAAATTTAGGAGGGAGAGATTCAGCAAAAAGGAATAGCCAAATCTTTCCTCTGCCCAAGATTTCTCTTTGTCTCACATTATAATCCATAAGGAGAGGGTCAGGTAGCACCAATATACAAGCCAAAAGGGACATCTTCAATTGGATTAGTAGAAAGATTCAAtgaaaaatacaagaaaatgaaGACTCTGACTCGAATAACAAAATCTAAATCTTGATTCAGAGACCTCAAAGTGAAAAACACTTGCTTATATCTATCCAACTTCTCAAAATTTTCcagcaagaagaagaaaaaaaccatAACATGAATATTTGTCAACTTCTCTCTGATGTCCAGAAAAACCAGATAATATATCCACATTTCTTCACTTATATATTATCCTTCTTTACAAGGTCAAGAGATATTAGCTTACAGGCATATATTAGCTAATTGTTAGGATACAGAGAATTAT
The Nicotiana sylvestris chromosome 11, ASM39365v2, whole genome shotgun sequence DNA segment above includes these coding regions:
- the LOC104227962 gene encoding formate--tetrahydrofolate ligase, producing MGKTTRKLEVVSPVPADIDIANSVEPLHISEIAQELNLNPQHYDLYGKYKAKVLLSVLDEVGGSQDGYYVVVGGITPTPLGEGKSTTTVGLCQALGAFLDKKVVTCVRQPSQGPTFGIKGGAAGGGYSQVIPMDEFNLHLTGDIHAITAANNLLAAAIDTRIFHESSQSDKALFNRLCPPNKEGKRKFCDIMFRRLKKLGIGKTAPEDLTPEEVNKFARLDIDPASITWRRVMDVNDRFLRKITVGQGPEEKGMVRETGFDISVASEIMAVLALTTSLTDMRERLGKMVVGNSKAGDPVTADDLGVGGALTVLMKDAINPTLMQTLEGTPVLVHAGPFANIAHGNSSIVADKIALKLVGPGGFVVTEAGFGSDIGTEKFMNIKCRYSGLKPQCAVIVATVRALKMHGGGPDVTAGRPLDRAYVTENVALVEAGCVNLARHISNTKAYGANVVVAVNAFASDTEAELNAVKNAAFAAGAFDAVICTHHAHGGKGAVDLGIAVQKACENATQPLRFLYPLDIGIKDKIAAIAKSYGADGVEYSEQAEKQIEMYSKQGFSNLPICMAKTQYSFSHEAAKKGAPSGFILPIRDVRASIGAGFIYPLVGTMSTMPGLPTRPCFYEIDIDTSTGKVIGLS